In Myxococcus stipitatus, the following are encoded in one genomic region:
- the fusA gene encoding elongation factor G: MSRNTRIERYRNIGIMAHIDAGKTTLTERVLFFTGRIHATGEVHNGSTEMDWLPQEKQRGITITSAATTAFWTPRQGPSAGTPHRINILDTPGHVDFTIEVERSLRVLDGAVAVFDASQGVEPQSEAVWRQADRYGVPRIAFLNKMDKVGADFDMSVASIRERLGARPVAVQLPLGADSEFRGLVDLVRMKAVLFDGDGGEYRDGLPVPEEVRARAEALRMRLIEAAADVDDGVMEKFVNGRLDEVTEAELVRALRAGTLSRALVPVLAGSAFKKKGVQMLLDAIVNYLPAPSDLPAVEGFVPGTEKTVTREPSDDAPPAALAFKLMSDKNVGNIVFLRVYSGTLRAGTVLLNPATGKRERVGRLMFMHANRREEVEEVHAGDIAAALGMKSVRTGDTLSDPEAPVVLESLGFPEPVVHLTVEARSPAELPKLEEGLHRLAAEDPSLRVGVDPESGQVLLSGMGELHLEVVVDRLRTEYGVEARVGQPKVAYRDTVKQAVRQEYRHVRQTGGPGQYARVVLDIAPAARGAGLVFVDDTRGGSIPKELVPAIQKGVVGAMERGVRDGVALVDMEVRLVDGDTHVRDSTPQAFSMAGSLAVQEAVRRVGVQVLEPVMDVEVTTPEEYVGEVLGDLAARRGRVQGMETQGPARRVFARVPMASLFGYVTSLRGRTQGRGQASMRLGSYEPLPEARA, translated from the coding sequence ATGTCTCGCAATACTCGCATCGAGCGCTATCGCAACATCGGCATCATGGCTCACATCGACGCGGGCAAGACGACGCTCACCGAGCGCGTTCTGTTCTTCACCGGCCGAATCCACGCCACGGGCGAGGTGCACAACGGCTCCACGGAGATGGACTGGCTGCCGCAAGAGAAGCAGCGCGGCATCACCATCACCTCCGCGGCCACCACCGCGTTCTGGACTCCTCGCCAAGGCCCCTCCGCGGGCACGCCTCATCGCATCAACATCCTGGACACGCCGGGACACGTGGACTTCACCATCGAGGTGGAGCGCTCCCTGCGCGTGCTGGATGGCGCGGTGGCCGTGTTCGACGCGAGCCAGGGCGTGGAGCCTCAGTCGGAAGCCGTGTGGCGCCAGGCGGACCGCTATGGCGTTCCGCGCATCGCGTTCCTCAACAAGATGGACAAGGTGGGCGCGGACTTCGACATGAGCGTGGCCTCCATCCGGGAGCGGCTGGGTGCTCGCCCCGTGGCGGTGCAGTTGCCGTTGGGCGCGGACTCGGAGTTCCGGGGACTGGTGGACCTGGTCCGCATGAAGGCGGTGCTCTTCGATGGGGACGGCGGTGAGTACCGCGACGGGCTCCCCGTGCCGGAGGAGGTGCGTGCCCGGGCCGAGGCGCTGCGGATGCGGCTCATCGAGGCGGCGGCGGACGTGGACGATGGCGTGATGGAGAAGTTCGTGAACGGGCGGTTGGACGAGGTCACGGAGGCGGAGCTCGTGCGTGCGCTGCGCGCGGGCACGCTCTCCCGGGCACTGGTTCCCGTGCTCGCCGGGTCGGCCTTCAAGAAGAAGGGTGTGCAGATGCTGCTGGATGCCATCGTGAACTATCTGCCCGCGCCGTCGGACCTGCCGGCGGTGGAGGGCTTCGTCCCGGGCACGGAGAAGACCGTCACGCGAGAGCCTTCGGACGACGCGCCCCCGGCCGCGCTCGCCTTCAAGCTCATGAGCGACAAGAACGTGGGCAACATCGTCTTCCTGCGTGTGTATTCGGGGACGCTGCGCGCGGGCACCGTCCTGCTCAATCCCGCCACCGGCAAGCGGGAGCGCGTGGGACGCCTGATGTTCATGCATGCCAATCGCCGCGAGGAGGTGGAGGAGGTCCATGCGGGAGACATCGCCGCGGCGCTCGGCATGAAGAGCGTGCGCACGGGGGACACGCTGAGCGACCCGGAGGCTCCCGTGGTGCTGGAGTCGCTCGGCTTCCCGGAGCCCGTGGTGCACCTGACCGTGGAGGCCAGGTCCCCCGCGGAGCTCCCGAAGCTGGAGGAAGGCCTGCATCGGCTGGCGGCGGAGGACCCGTCGTTGCGTGTGGGCGTGGACCCGGAGAGCGGCCAGGTGCTGCTGTCCGGCATGGGTGAGCTTCACCTGGAGGTGGTCGTGGACCGGTTGCGGACGGAGTACGGCGTGGAGGCGCGGGTGGGACAGCCCAAGGTGGCCTACCGCGACACCGTGAAGCAGGCGGTGCGCCAGGAGTACCGCCACGTCCGACAGACGGGTGGGCCCGGACAGTACGCACGCGTGGTGCTGGACATCGCTCCGGCGGCGCGCGGCGCGGGGCTCGTCTTCGTGGACGACACGCGCGGGGGCTCCATTCCGAAGGAGCTGGTGCCGGCCATCCAGAAGGGCGTGGTGGGCGCCATGGAGCGCGGTGTGCGGGACGGCGTGGCGTTGGTGGACATGGAGGTCCGACTGGTGGACGGGGACACGCACGTGCGCGACTCCACGCCCCAGGCGTTCTCCATGGCGGGCTCACTGGCGGTCCAGGAGGCCGTGCGGCGGGTGGGCGTCCAGGTCCTCGAGCCCGTGATGGATGTCGAGGTCACCACACCCGAGGAGTACGTGGGTGAGGTGCTCGGGGACCTGGCGGCACGGCGCGGACGGGTGCAGGGGATGGAGACGCAGGGGCCCGCGCGGCGCGTGTTCGCGCGTGTGCCCATGGCGAGCTTGTTCGGCTACGTGACGAGCCTGCGAGGCCGCACGCAGGGACGTGGCCAGGCGAGCATGCGGCTGGGCTCGTACGAGCCACTGCCTGAAGCACGGGCGTGA